In the genome of Halobacterium noricense, one region contains:
- a CDS encoding response regulator: MTEKGTDDASADEATVLVVDDEEGLADLYAIWLRDRYTVETAYDGEAALAALGEDVDAVLLDRQMPGVSGDDVLDTIRERGLDCRVAMVTAVEPELDIVDLGFDDYLRKPVDRETLRETVNRLLRRSAYDETVQQYFAAARKHALLTESNDPSVTESAEFEALEDRLDDLRSRLNDVVNEFDEDDYEVLFRRLSADDE, from the coding sequence ATGACAGAGAAAGGTACGGACGACGCGAGTGCCGACGAAGCCACAGTGCTAGTCGTCGACGACGAGGAGGGACTCGCCGACCTCTACGCCATCTGGCTCCGTGACCGATACACCGTCGAAACCGCCTACGACGGCGAAGCTGCCCTCGCCGCCCTCGGCGAGGACGTCGACGCGGTCCTGCTGGACCGACAGATGCCGGGCGTCTCCGGCGACGACGTCCTCGACACCATCCGCGAGCGCGGCCTCGACTGCCGGGTGGCGATGGTGACCGCCGTCGAACCCGAACTCGACATCGTCGACCTCGGCTTCGACGACTACCTCCGCAAGCCCGTCGACCGCGAAACCCTCCGCGAAACCGTCAACCGCCTCCTCCGCCGCTCGGCCTACGACGAGACCGTCCAGCAGTACTTCGCCGCCGCCCGGAAACACGCGTTACTCACCGAATCCAACGACCCGAGCGTCACCGAATCGGCGGAGTTCGAAGCGCTCGAAGACCGCCTCGACGACCTCCGGAGCCGGCTTAACGACGTCGTCAACGAGTTCGACGAGGACGACTACGAAGTCCTGTTCCGCCGGCTCTCCGCCGATGACGAGTGA
- a CDS encoding DUF7846 domain-containing protein, translating to MTGGRIRRLVARARGSQFLAPAALAVVAALAAYALSVTVFPYHSTNHDEAVYLQQAAMLLDGKLFLHPPVEGSFRPWFFVDSPRGLYSKYSPVVPVIYALGEIVGAYRYALPAVAAANVALLYGVVREAFDHRTGLLAAVVLLCSPLFLVQSAVFLPYAPTTMLNLAFALAYFRAERTGSVRWAAVTGAAVGLAFFSRPYTGVLFAAPFVSHAVWTLREPLRKRHVSPLFRRRVATAGLGLCGVAVALAYNAVVTGDPLVFPYQAFAPLDGLGFGRREILNHEIQYTLRLALRANAGVLEQFVTDWAPFGVLGVPLAAVGALVTQRRGWAWQQAVLAGVAVSVVVGNVYFWGNFNVLGDVEDPNGLITTLGPYYHFDLLVPVSAFVATGVLAAADRVRDAATSRLSANRAVVATLVVLLVSSAVLGGVAASATAEQVRDNAELTDHYEAAYAPFEPHPPANSVVFLPDPYGDWLNHPFQALRNDPGFDGRTVYALDERPLAVADAYPDRALYRYVYRGSWSPYGGDPVDPDLRRIHVASGESLAVDTELGLPSWTQTVTVTLSAGDEETYVTLTPENASSANVELVVADGRVGFAGENASIPLDDTDSVALDAHVDGGYGAGFAYRVRFPVERADGEYRTMTPYRELCTDLRNCEGSAAYVPGVGPDGSYVNASVRRE from the coding sequence ATGACGGGCGGGCGCATCCGCCGACTCGTCGCTCGCGCCCGCGGCAGTCAGTTTCTCGCACCCGCGGCGCTCGCGGTCGTCGCCGCACTCGCGGCGTACGCGCTCTCCGTCACCGTCTTTCCGTACCACTCCACGAACCACGACGAAGCTGTCTACCTCCAGCAGGCCGCGATGCTGCTGGACGGCAAACTGTTCCTCCACCCGCCCGTCGAGGGCTCGTTCCGCCCGTGGTTCTTCGTCGACTCGCCGCGCGGCCTCTACTCGAAGTACTCACCCGTCGTCCCGGTTATCTACGCGCTCGGCGAAATTGTGGGCGCGTATCGGTACGCGCTCCCCGCCGTCGCCGCCGCCAACGTCGCGCTCCTCTACGGCGTCGTCCGCGAGGCCTTCGACCACCGCACGGGGCTGCTCGCCGCTGTCGTACTGCTGTGCTCGCCGCTGTTCCTCGTGCAGTCCGCCGTCTTCCTCCCGTACGCGCCCACGACGATGCTCAACCTCGCGTTCGCGCTCGCGTACTTCCGCGCCGAACGCACCGGCAGCGTCCGCTGGGCAGCCGTCACGGGGGCCGCCGTCGGCCTCGCGTTCTTCTCGCGTCCCTACACGGGCGTTTTGTTCGCCGCGCCGTTCGTGTCCCACGCCGTCTGGACGCTCCGCGAACCGCTCCGGAAGCGCCACGTCTCCCCGCTGTTCCGGCGGCGCGTCGCGACCGCGGGCCTCGGGCTCTGTGGCGTCGCCGTCGCGCTCGCGTACAACGCCGTCGTCACGGGCGACCCGCTGGTGTTTCCGTATCAGGCGTTCGCGCCGCTGGACGGCCTCGGCTTCGGCCGCCGCGAGATTCTGAACCACGAAATCCAGTACACGCTCCGGCTCGCGCTGCGCGCGAACGCCGGCGTCCTCGAACAGTTCGTCACCGACTGGGCGCCGTTCGGCGTCCTCGGCGTGCCGCTGGCGGCCGTCGGCGCGCTCGTGACGCAGCGGCGGGGCTGGGCGTGGCAGCAGGCCGTGCTCGCTGGCGTCGCCGTCAGCGTCGTCGTCGGGAACGTCTACTTCTGGGGGAACTTCAACGTCCTCGGGGACGTCGAGGACCCGAACGGCCTGATTACGACGCTCGGGCCGTACTACCACTTCGACCTGCTCGTGCCCGTGAGCGCGTTCGTCGCCACGGGCGTGCTCGCCGCCGCCGACCGCGTTCGGGACGCGGCCACGAGCCGCCTCTCCGCGAATCGCGCCGTGGTCGCCACGCTCGTTGTCCTGCTCGTTTCGAGCGCCGTGCTCGGCGGCGTGGCGGCGTCGGCGACCGCCGAGCAGGTGCGGGACAACGCCGAACTCACGGACCACTACGAGGCCGCCTACGCGCCGTTCGAACCCCACCCGCCCGCGAACAGCGTCGTCTTCCTCCCGGACCCGTACGGCGACTGGCTGAACCATCCGTTCCAGGCGCTGCGCAACGACCCGGGTTTCGACGGCCGCACCGTCTACGCGCTCGACGAACGGCCGCTCGCCGTCGCCGACGCCTACCCCGATCGCGCGCTCTACCGCTACGTCTATCGGGGGTCCTGGTCGCCGTACGGCGGCGATCCGGTCGATCCCGACCTCCGGCGAATCCACGTTGCAAGCGGCGAGTCGCTGGCCGTGGACACGGAACTGGGGCTGCCGTCGTGGACGCAGACCGTGACGGTCACGCTGTCGGCGGGCGACGAGGAGACGTACGTCACGCTAACCCCCGAAAATGCGTCCAGTGCGAACGTCGAACTCGTGGTCGCGGACGGGCGCGTCGGGTTTGCGGGAGAGAACGCGTCGATTCCGCTGGACGACACTGACAGCGTCGCGCTGGACGCACACGTCGACGGCGGCTACGGCGCGGGGTTCGCGTACCGCGTCCGCTTCCCCGTCGAGCGGGCCGACGGGGAGTACCGGACGATGACGCCGTACCGCGAACTCTGCACGGACCTGCGGAACTGCGAGGGTAGCGCGGCGTACGTGCCCGGTGTCGGGCCGGACGGCTCGTACGTGAACGCGTCGGTGAGACGCGAGTGA
- a CDS encoding PAS domain S-box protein produces the protein MTSDRDHRSDLLSYATEVASADDVEVVYDAMADAAEAAFDFSSAVVETETNGMLAVRSWSGRPPSVDGIPTDEGIAGETYRTGEPQLVADVHEDPRVTDPPVGAPQSVVSIPIGDIGVFQAGMDEPDGFDEDDVELAELLASHAYQAVQRIRSQRDLRESEARFRELFEQNDDALILYDVTADGDTEVRLVNDAAERVVGTDEANLRGKSLAACFDAHPEQFVPGNGAKTFEAGFAGDGRIFEVTVKQFLHQDGPDAFAVVSDVTEQRHREHTLTGLHDATRRMLVENDRDGIAAVIVEAADDLLELPYVGVFYAATDADELRPASVSDPVTGDTPPTFEAGESLAWDVYDAGEPETFTDVHRQPNVHNPETVIREEIIHPLGDHGVLMIGATEAGSFDGTDHDLVRVLATNAEAALDRAEHIRQLRRREADLRHEHSRLAALFENVPSPTASFVVEDDEPIVRAVNPAFEDVFGYSEAELVGENIDDYIIPADAQAEADEYNQKLFDGRNINVEVRRETADGPRDFLLDVVPFRLDEPNIHGYAMYTDITDRKEHERELERQNDRLEEFASIVSHDLRNPLNVARGYLELAEQTGDGEYFERMDASLDRMHEIIESVLALARHGRSLDDVRELSLSDAAADAWANVDTADATLDVADDATLEADPSRFGSLLENLFRNSVEHGGSDVAVSVGRLAGEPGFFVEDDGRGIPPERRERVFEYGETRNDEGTGFGLAIVKNIAEAHGWTPSVTESEDGGARFEFRV, from the coding sequence ATGACGAGTGACCGCGACCACCGGAGCGACCTCCTCTCGTACGCCACCGAAGTGGCGAGCGCCGACGACGTGGAAGTGGTCTACGACGCGATGGCAGACGCCGCGGAGGCGGCGTTCGACTTCTCCTCTGCCGTCGTCGAGACCGAGACCAACGGAATGTTGGCCGTGCGGTCGTGGAGCGGCCGCCCGCCGAGCGTCGACGGCATCCCCACCGACGAGGGCATCGCCGGCGAGACCTACCGCACGGGCGAACCCCAGTTAGTCGCGGACGTCCACGAGGACCCCCGCGTCACGGACCCGCCAGTCGGCGCGCCGCAGTCCGTCGTCAGCATCCCAATCGGCGACATCGGCGTCTTTCAGGCGGGCATGGACGAACCCGACGGCTTCGACGAGGACGACGTCGAACTCGCGGAGCTGCTCGCCTCCCACGCCTACCAGGCCGTCCAGCGCATCCGTTCGCAGCGCGACCTCCGCGAGAGCGAAGCGCGCTTCCGGGAACTGTTCGAGCAGAACGACGACGCGCTCATCCTCTACGACGTCACCGCCGACGGCGACACCGAAGTCCGCCTCGTCAACGACGCCGCCGAGCGCGTCGTCGGCACCGACGAAGCCAACCTCCGCGGGAAGTCGCTGGCCGCGTGCTTCGACGCACACCCCGAGCAGTTCGTCCCCGGGAACGGCGCGAAGACGTTCGAGGCCGGGTTCGCCGGCGACGGCCGCATCTTCGAGGTCACGGTCAAGCAGTTCCTCCACCAGGACGGCCCCGACGCGTTCGCGGTCGTCAGCGATGTCACCGAGCAGCGCCACCGCGAACACACCCTCACCGGGCTCCACGACGCGACCCGGCGGATGCTCGTGGAGAACGACCGCGACGGCATCGCCGCGGTCATCGTGGAGGCCGCCGACGACCTCCTCGAACTCCCGTACGTCGGCGTGTTCTACGCCGCCACAGACGCCGACGAACTCCGGCCGGCGTCAGTTTCCGACCCCGTCACCGGCGACACGCCGCCGACCTTCGAGGCCGGTGAGAGCCTCGCGTGGGACGTCTACGACGCCGGCGAGCCCGAGACGTTCACGGACGTCCACAGGCAGCCCAACGTCCACAATCCCGAGACGGTCATCCGCGAGGAAATCATCCATCCGCTGGGCGACCACGGCGTCTTGATGATTGGCGCGACCGAAGCCGGAAGCTTCGACGGCACCGACCACGACCTCGTGCGCGTGCTCGCGACGAACGCCGAAGCCGCCCTCGACCGTGCCGAGCACATCCGCCAGCTCCGCCGCCGCGAAGCCGACCTGCGCCACGAACACAGCCGGCTCGCGGCGCTGTTCGAGAACGTCCCCAGCCCCACGGCGAGTTTCGTCGTGGAGGACGACGAACCCATCGTGCGCGCGGTCAACCCCGCCTTCGAGGACGTGTTCGGCTACAGCGAGGCCGAACTCGTCGGCGAGAACATCGACGACTACATCATCCCCGCCGACGCGCAGGCGGAGGCCGACGAGTACAACCAGAAGCTCTTCGACGGCCGGAACATCAACGTCGAAGTCCGCCGCGAGACCGCCGACGGCCCCCGCGACTTCCTGCTGGACGTCGTGCCGTTCCGCCTCGACGAGCCGAACATCCACGGCTACGCGATGTACACGGACATCACCGACCGGAAGGAACACGAGCGCGAACTCGAACGGCAGAACGACCGCCTGGAGGAGTTCGCGAGCATCGTCAGCCACGACCTCCGCAACCCCCTCAACGTCGCCCGCGGCTACCTCGAACTCGCCGAGCAGACCGGCGACGGCGAGTATTTCGAGCGCATGGACGCGTCGTTGGACCGCATGCACGAAATCATCGAGAGCGTGCTCGCGCTCGCGCGCCACGGCCGCAGCCTCGACGACGTCCGCGAACTGTCGCTCTCGGACGCCGCCGCCGACGCGTGGGCGAACGTCGACACTGCAGACGCCACCCTCGACGTCGCCGACGACGCCACGCTGGAAGCCGACCCCTCGCGGTTCGGCTCGCTCCTAGAGAACCTGTTTCGGAATTCGGTCGAACACGGGGGCAGCGACGTGGCCGTGTCCGTCGGCCGCCTCGCTGGCGAGCCGGGCTTCTTCGTGGAGGACGACGGCCGCGGCATCCCGCCCGAGCGCCGCGAGCGCGTCTTCGAGTACGGCGAGACGAGAAACGACGAGGGCACCGGGTTCGGGCTTGCCATCGTGAAGAACATCGCGGAAGCCCACGGTTGGACGCCCAGCGTCACGGAGAGCGAGGACGGCGGCGCGCGCTTCGAGTTCCGGGTGTAG
- a CDS encoding dolichyl-phosphate hexose transferase, whose amino-acid sequence MSESDAAYTLNDVTVVMGTYNEEAAIATVLEDIDDVTDGRTDVVCVDSSSDRTPEIAREHGARVVEQEPLGYGVAVRSALYEADTEVVVTTDCDDTYPMERIPDFLEYVNEGYDVVSGDRLYWGADEMPAVNRLGNATFAAIASLFVGEHVHDTTTGMRAYRRDVIEAIDWTQNTGLSAELLIRPLCRDYDVVEVPIEYDERLGETKLDPLEGGAEIMGSILKVCAEERLGGLLA is encoded by the coding sequence ATGTCCGAGTCGGACGCCGCGTACACGCTCAACGACGTCACCGTCGTCATGGGAACGTACAACGAGGAAGCCGCAATCGCGACCGTCCTCGAAGACATCGACGATGTCACCGACGGCCGCACGGACGTCGTCTGCGTCGACAGTTCGTCCGACCGAACGCCCGAAATCGCACGCGAGCACGGTGCTCGCGTCGTCGAACAGGAACCGCTCGGCTACGGCGTCGCCGTCCGCTCGGCGCTGTACGAGGCCGACACCGAGGTCGTCGTCACGACCGACTGCGACGACACCTACCCGATGGAGCGCATCCCGGACTTCCTCGAATACGTCAACGAGGGCTACGACGTCGTCAGCGGCGACCGCCTCTACTGGGGGGCCGACGAGATGCCCGCCGTCAATCGCCTCGGCAACGCCACGTTCGCCGCCATCGCGTCGCTGTTCGTCGGCGAGCACGTCCACGACACCACCACGGGGATGCGCGCGTACCGCCGCGACGTCATCGAGGCCATCGACTGGACGCAGAACACCGGTCTCTCCGCGGAACTGCTGATTCGGCCGCTCTGCCGGGACTACGACGTCGTCGAGGTCCCCATCGAGTACGACGAGCGCCTCGGCGAGACGAAACTCGATCCGCTGGAGGGTGGCGCCGAAATCATGGGCTCGATTCTGAAGGTCTGTGCGGAGGAACGGCTGGGCGGGCTGCTCGCGTAA